The following are encoded in a window of Chloroflexaceae bacterium genomic DNA:
- a CDS encoding META domain-containing protein has protein sequence MYRLFLLALLGLIVAFNGAPRAMAQGSLPSEITGSTWELVSLTPAGGSAEDTTGGGITMAFGPQNAVNGSGGCNNYRTSYTTTGSGKIDFGPAAATLRACPEPEGSREGRFFVALDAVNAYRLDAGRLILSADDGTELVFTVQAATGGATPPTTLPGTGGESHAALWMALAAAVLGGAGLALRRAAAR, from the coding sequence ATGTACAGATTGTTCCTCCTTGCCCTCCTGGGTCTCATCGTCGCGTTCAACGGCGCGCCTCGCGCCATGGCCCAGGGCAGTCTCCCCAGCGAGATCACCGGCTCAACCTGGGAGCTTGTGAGCCTGACACCCGCCGGCGGCAGCGCCGAAGATACGACCGGCGGCGGGATCACCATGGCCTTTGGCCCCCAGAACGCGGTGAACGGCTCCGGGGGATGTAACAATTACCGCACGAGTTACACTACCACGGGCAGCGGCAAGATTGACTTTGGACCGGCGGCGGCCACGCTGCGGGCCTGCCCCGAGCCGGAGGGCTCGCGGGAGGGGCGCTTCTTCGTTGCCCTGGATGCGGTCAACGCCTATCGCCTCGACGCCGGCCGGCTCATCCTGAGCGCCGACGACGGGACCGAGCTTGTCTTTACCGTGCAGGCTGCCACAGGCGGCGCGACGCCGCCCACGACGCTCCCCGGCACGGGCGGCGAGAGCCACGCCGCGCTCTGGATGGCGCTGGCCGCGGCCGTGCTCGGCGGCGCGGGGCTGGCCCTGCGTCGCGCGGCTGCCCGCTAA
- a CDS encoding YbaY family lipoprotein, with protein sequence MLPIHHLFRVLFYPVLLGVLLAACAAPPAPSPTATPPSAATVTVAPTTTPLAARAYRLGQADVSVEVGGGVVEPLELRGTIAAPAGAGPHPVALVLHGSHAVCPMQPQSPEEPMICPQATQFRNDPGLGYLLEALAAQGALALAPDLNTAFRAEFGGLEQETERLRFVVERHLEQLAAGAPAFGLDPGLTVDPARLYLIGHSLGGNGAYEIAAAWAEDVPAPGGWGPARALLLLAPPVAGGFDSVPPLDVPLAVVLPECDGDVSSLEGQHHVEAARLDPGRRSPAVAYLLQGGNHNFFNAAVELDDGQRFLSRCLPEAPRLSREGQEQFLAGLAPALLSAWESGDANAIPGLDPTRPVPTTLYGAPVLLVPVAPAEQRRPILPGAASSELSTGPLGGAVQVEGAELDFCPYGMAGSGSPCRPGVSNPGMPAQLHLAWDAPGAALRVAIPPAFADASAASALQLRLAVDPLDRRSPAGEMQRMRVILRDGAGGEAAQLVTVAFPPGKVLGENWFGHVFPGTIRLPLAALTGVDLARLAEVALRPENPSGALFLADMELVTDGAAISGPQWPSPFRSLSGAVAVPELSDAPAGSRLIVRLEFAVNDGEDRRFVTIQPVAVAGAPPFPFALRYHQAAIDDRRDYVVDAVLELPDGQSFSLPAPVPAITDGAPQQDIALELARVVVVEPTPVPTDRTFRLTVRAPAGQPFPPGAQVSVTLSRLDASGIGVDTLAVADATIGDQSAENVQIEAPYWSGAVEPGAPYGVSVMVFAADGFTRLAETDGNIPVDLTTGEAVVEL encoded by the coding sequence ATGCTGCCCATACACCACCTTTTTCGCGTCCTTTTCTACCCTGTGCTGCTGGGGGTGCTGCTGGCAGCCTGCGCCGCGCCGCCGGCGCCATCACCCACCGCGACGCCCCCTTCCGCGGCCACGGTGACCGTCGCGCCTACCACGACGCCTCTCGCTGCCCGGGCCTACCGGTTGGGCCAGGCTGATGTGAGCGTGGAGGTGGGCGGTGGCGTGGTCGAACCCCTGGAGCTGCGGGGCACGATTGCCGCTCCGGCAGGCGCGGGCCCGCACCCGGTGGCGCTCGTGCTCCACGGGAGCCACGCCGTCTGCCCGATGCAGCCTCAATCGCCTGAGGAGCCGATGATCTGCCCCCAGGCGACCCAGTTCCGCAATGACCCCGGGCTCGGCTATCTGCTGGAGGCGCTGGCCGCCCAGGGCGCGCTCGCGCTCGCGCCGGACCTGAACACCGCCTTTCGGGCCGAGTTCGGCGGGCTTGAGCAGGAAACGGAACGGCTGCGGTTCGTTGTTGAGCGGCACCTGGAGCAACTGGCGGCTGGCGCCCCCGCCTTCGGCCTCGACCCCGGCCTCACGGTGGACCCGGCGCGCCTGTACCTGATCGGCCACTCGCTGGGCGGCAACGGGGCTTACGAGATCGCCGCCGCCTGGGCGGAAGATGTCCCGGCGCCCGGCGGGTGGGGGCCGGCTCGCGCCCTGCTGCTGCTCGCCCCGCCCGTGGCGGGCGGGTTCGACAGCGTTCCCCCGCTCGACGTGCCGCTGGCAGTGGTACTGCCCGAGTGTGACGGCGATGTCTCCTCCCTTGAGGGCCAGCACCACGTTGAGGCTGCCCGGCTCGACCCGGGCCGGCGCAGCCCGGCGGTGGCGTACTTGCTGCAGGGCGGCAACCACAACTTCTTCAACGCGGCGGTTGAGCTTGACGATGGCCAGCGCTTCTTGAGCCGCTGCCTGCCCGAGGCCCCGCGCCTTTCCCGCGAGGGCCAGGAGCAATTCCTGGCCGGCCTCGCCCCGGCGCTCCTCAGCGCCTGGGAGTCGGGCGACGCTAATGCCATCCCCGGCCTCGATCCCACCCGGCCCGTCCCCACGACCCTCTACGGCGCGCCGGTGCTCCTCGTCCCGGTCGCCCCGGCGGAGCAGCGCCGCCCGATCTTGCCCGGCGCCGCCAGCAGCGAGTTGAGCACCGGCCCGCTGGGCGGGGCGGTGCAGGTCGAGGGCGCAGAACTCGACTTCTGCCCCTACGGCATGGCGGGCAGCGGCAGCCCATGCCGCCCGGGTGTCAGCAACCCCGGCATGCCCGCGCAACTGCACCTGGCCTGGGACGCGCCCGGCGCGGCGCTGCGGGTCGCCATCCCGCCGGCGTTCGCCGACGCCTCGGCGGCCAGCGCGCTGCAACTCCGGCTCGCCGTCGACCCGCTCGACCGCCGCTCGCCCGCGGGCGAGATGCAGCGTATGCGCGTCATCCTGCGCGATGGCGCCGGCGGCGAGGCCGCGCAACTCGTCACGGTCGCCTTCCCGCCCGGCAAGGTGCTGGGCGAGAACTGGTTTGGCCATGTCTTCCCGGGCACGATCCGGCTGCCCCTGGCGGCGCTCACCGGTGTTGACCTGGCGCGGCTGGCCGAAGTGGCGCTGCGTCCGGAGAATCCATCCGGCGCCCTTTTCCTCGCCGACATGGAGCTGGTAACGGACGGCGCGGCCATCAGCGGCCCGCAGTGGCCCTCGCCCTTCCGCAGCCTCAGCGGCGCCGTCGCCGTACCCGAGTTGAGCGACGCGCCCGCGGGTAGCCGGCTGATTGTGCGGCTGGAGTTTGCCGTCAACGACGGCGAAGACCGGCGCTTTGTCACCATCCAGCCCGTAGCGGTAGCAGGGGCGCCACCCTTCCCCTTTGCGCTCCGTTACCATCAGGCCGCGATCGACGACCGCCGCGACTACGTGGTCGACGCGGTCCTGGAATTGCCGGACGGCCAGTCGTTCAGTTTGCCGGCGCCCGTGCCGGCGATCACGGACGGGGCGCCGCAGCAGGATATTGCCCTTGAACTGGCGCGGGTTGTCGTCGTGGAGCCCACACCGGTCCCGACCGACCGAACCTTTCGACTGACGGTGCGCGCTCCCGCGGGCCAGCCCTTCCCGCCGGGGGCGCAGGTCAGCGTGACCCTCTCGCGCCTTGACGCAAGCGGCATCGGCGTCGACACGCTCGCCGTCGCCGACGCGACGATCGGCGATCAATCGGCAGAGAACGTCCAGATCGAGGCGCCCTACTGGAGCGGCGCGGTCGAGCCGGGCGCGCCGTATGGCGTCAGCGTTATGGTGTTCGCGGCGGACGGCTTCACCCGGCTCGCGGAAACCGACGGCAACATCCCGGTTGATCTGACGACCGGCGAAGCCGTCGTGGAGCTGTGA
- a CDS encoding response regulator, whose amino-acid sequence MASLLIIDDDVTLLTRLAAQLEAAGFQVARSSDVVHGERLFAEQRPDLVILDVRAGDGRGWEALERLASERPVMVLSGLAREEDVVRAFEAGAVDFIAKPYRSAELVARVRARLGETLAPGVATTTAAAVGAPSLAAPAPAAGSSGMSEPSPSPAPAARPHVAPEPRSKNRRRAERNHHDEAVFMSEAEEMALLRAPPPARSQTPPTSAILSEEEAARFGPRLRAERLRRHLTLVQLENELHIRMSYLQAIEDEKFTLLPRGPAALDMIRRYAEHLGVDPAAVLEELGSKFSPEAPEPPVSLGGAPASRSLPRWLIPLIAVALALALGFGAIAVFDPGFYSRALTSLQELWSYLLGLMGQS is encoded by the coding sequence GTGGCTTCTCTTTTGATTATAGACGATGATGTGACCTTGCTGACGCGCCTGGCGGCGCAACTCGAGGCCGCTGGCTTTCAGGTGGCCCGCAGCAGCGATGTGGTTCATGGCGAGCGCCTGTTTGCCGAACAGCGTCCTGATCTGGTCATCCTGGACGTGCGGGCTGGCGACGGGCGCGGCTGGGAGGCGCTCGAACGCCTGGCTTCCGAACGTCCGGTGATGGTGCTCAGCGGGCTGGCCCGGGAGGAAGATGTGGTTCGGGCCTTCGAGGCCGGCGCCGTCGATTTCATCGCCAAGCCCTACCGCTCAGCGGAACTGGTGGCGCGCGTCCGCGCCCGTCTGGGTGAGACCCTTGCTCCTGGCGTGGCAACCACGACCGCGGCTGCGGTCGGTGCGCCCTCGCTTGCCGCGCCTGCGCCCGCCGCTGGTTCCTCCGGCATGTCAGAACCTTCCCCGTCGCCAGCGCCTGCTGCGCGCCCCCATGTCGCGCCGGAACCCCGGTCGAAGAACAGACGCCGGGCTGAGCGCAACCACCACGACGAGGCGGTGTTCATGTCCGAGGCCGAAGAGATGGCCCTGCTGCGTGCGCCTCCCCCTGCTCGCAGCCAGACGCCGCCGACCTCGGCGATCCTGAGCGAGGAGGAGGCGGCGCGCTTCGGCCCGCGGCTGCGCGCGGAACGCCTGCGCCGCCACCTGACCCTGGTGCAGCTCGAGAACGAACTGCACATTCGCATGTCCTACCTCCAGGCGATCGAAGACGAGAAGTTCACCTTGCTGCCGCGCGGCCCGGCGGCCCTGGATATGATCCGGCGCTATGCCGAACACCTGGGGGTTGATCCCGCGGCGGTGCTCGAAGAACTCGGCAGCAAGTTCAGCCCGGAGGCGCCGGAGCCGCCTGTTTCGCTGGGAGGCGCGCCCGCGTCGCGTAGCCTGCCACGCTGGCTCATCCCGCTGATCGCCGTGGCGCTGGCTCTTGCCCTGGGCTTCGGCGCCATTGCCGTGTTTGATCCCGGCTTCTACAGCCGCGCTCTGACCTCCTTGCAGGAACTCTGGAGCTATCTGTTGGGCCTCATGGGGCAATCCTGA